A single genomic interval of Lacrimispora sphenoides JCM 1415 harbors:
- a CDS encoding peptidoglycan D,D-transpeptidase FtsI family protein: MKANPNPKANHHILILTYGVVLLFVGLAAYFGYFLLVKSDSVINNSYNARLDSFADRVVRGEIYSNDGRILARTEVDGEGKETRIYPYDSLFAHAVGYSTNGKTGLEALANFYLLTSHVNLVEQVANELSGKKNQGDSVVSTLDVDLQKTAYDALGKRKGAVVVMEPDTGKILAMVSKPDYNPNTLAEDWSQLVAEENTSGQLLNRATQGLYPPGSTFKIITALEYIKENPSNYNDYTFDCKGIYKNGDYTIRCYHETVHGHQNLEQAFANSCNGAFSNLGLQLDLNGLKNTADQLLFNTDLALPIASSKSSYTMGGGADTWQILQTAIGQGQTQITPIHNAMIVAAIANGGTLMKPYFIDRVENVGGDVIKKFMPQSYTNLMTAVEASELTEFMRDVVTEGTGSALRTDAYTVAGKTGSAEFEKGKETHAWFVGFAPAEHPRVVISVIAEEAGSGGQAAAPIARALFDVYFSKQ, from the coding sequence ATGAAGGCTAACCCGAATCCAAAAGCAAATCACCATATCCTGATACTTACCTATGGGGTCGTACTACTTTTTGTAGGGCTTGCGGCTTATTTTGGTTACTTTTTGCTTGTGAAAAGCGACAGCGTGATCAATAACTCCTATAATGCCAGACTTGACAGCTTTGCCGACCGGGTGGTGCGTGGAGAAATCTACAGCAATGACGGCAGGATCCTTGCCAGGACTGAGGTGGACGGAGAGGGAAAGGAAACTAGAATTTATCCCTATGATTCGCTGTTTGCCCATGCGGTGGGATATTCCACCAATGGAAAGACCGGTCTGGAAGCCCTGGCTAATTTCTATCTCCTGACAAGCCATGTAAATCTTGTTGAGCAGGTGGCAAATGAGCTGTCCGGCAAGAAGAATCAGGGGGACAGTGTTGTCTCTACTCTTGATGTGGATCTTCAGAAGACGGCTTATGATGCCTTAGGTAAGCGAAAAGGGGCGGTGGTAGTGATGGAGCCGGATACCGGCAAGATCCTTGCCATGGTATCCAAGCCCGATTATAACCCCAATACCCTGGCTGAAGACTGGAGTCAACTAGTGGCGGAGGAGAACACTTCAGGACAGTTATTAAACCGTGCGACTCAGGGACTTTACCCTCCGGGGTCCACCTTTAAGATAATTACGGCATTGGAATATATAAAGGAAAATCCCTCCAATTATAATGATTATACCTTTGACTGCAAAGGGATTTATAAAAATGGGGATTATACCATACGGTGTTACCATGAGACAGTCCATGGACACCAAAATCTGGAACAGGCGTTTGCAAATTCCTGCAACGGAGCTTTTTCAAATCTTGGTTTGCAGCTGGACTTAAATGGGTTAAAGAATACTGCGGACCAGCTTCTGTTTAATACGGATCTGGCCTTACCTATTGCAAGCAGCAAAAGCTCTTATACCATGGGAGGCGGCGCTGATACGTGGCAGATCCTTCAGACTGCGATTGGCCAGGGCCAGACTCAGATCACGCCCATTCATAATGCCATGATTGTTGCGGCCATTGCAAACGGCGGAACTCTTATGAAGCCTTATTTTATTGACCGGGTGGAAAACGTAGGGGGAGATGTCATTAAGAAATTTATGCCTCAGTCCTATACGAATCTAATGACTGCCGTGGAAGCTTCTGAATTAACCGAGTTTATGCGGGATGTTGTAACAGAGGGAACAGGCTCCGCCCTTAGGACCGATGCCTATACGGTAGCCGGAAAGACCGGATCTGCGGAATTTGAAAAAGGTAAGGAAACCCATGCTTGGTTTGTGGGATTTGCTCCGGCAGAGCATCCAAGAGTTGTTATAAGTGTAATTGCAGAAGAGGCCGGCTCAGGCGGGCAGGCAGCAGCTCCGATTGCCAGAGCTCTTTTTGATGTATATTTTTC
- a CDS encoding FtsW/RodA/SpoVE family cell cycle protein translates to MINLIIDISRYLMILLIALYTYLNFRFFSFPDEIRKRKICRRQNFAMFLIHLLGYLVIWLETEDEKMLVFYVAQVIFFFSYLFLYRLIYRNVSRLLVNNMCMLLTIGFIMLTRLSFDRAMKQFVIVAAAALVTFAIPFVIDRVWQLSKIPWIYGIGGILLLGIVCLAGTSSYGAQLSLEFGGYSFQPTEFVKIIYVFFIATMFYRSTSMKTVLIVTSVAALHVLILVASKDLGSALIFFVTYVFMLFVATGKWWYLLAGAGGGTLASMLAYQLFGHVRTRVSAWLNPWSDIAGKGYQITQSLFAIGTGGWFGMGLYRGMPRRIPVVEKDFIFSAISEELGGIFALCVLLICLGCFLQFMMIASRMQAIFYKLIAFGLGTIYIIQVFLTVGGVTKFIPSTGVTLPLVSYGGSSILSTFIIFGIIQGLYILKRNEEEEEKYEG, encoded by the coding sequence ATGATTAATCTGATTATTGACATCTCCAGATATCTGATGATACTGTTGATTGCATTATACACATATTTGAATTTTCGTTTTTTTTCCTTTCCGGATGAAATCAGGAAAAGGAAGATTTGCAGACGCCAGAATTTTGCTATGTTTCTCATTCATCTGCTTGGCTATTTGGTCATCTGGCTGGAGACAGAGGATGAAAAGATGCTGGTTTTTTACGTGGCTCAGGTAATTTTCTTTTTCAGTTACCTTTTCCTGTACCGGCTGATCTACCGCAATGTATCCAGGCTACTGGTCAATAATATGTGCATGCTCCTTACCATTGGCTTTATTATGCTGACCAGGCTTTCCTTTGACCGGGCCATGAAGCAGTTTGTCATCGTAGCTGCCGCGGCTCTGGTGACATTTGCCATCCCCTTTGTCATTGACAGAGTATGGCAGCTAAGTAAGATTCCATGGATCTATGGAATAGGAGGAATTCTTCTCCTGGGAATAGTATGCCTTGCCGGAACCAGCAGTTACGGCGCCCAGCTTTCCCTGGAGTTCGGAGGTTATTCCTTCCAGCCCACGGAATTTGTAAAGATTATTTATGTCTTTTTTATAGCCACGATGTTTTATCGGTCCACCAGCATGAAGACGGTTCTTATTGTCACTTCGGTGGCGGCCCTTCATGTGCTCATTCTGGTGGCATCAAAAGATCTTGGAAGCGCCCTCATTTTCTTTGTGACTTATGTTTTCATGCTCTTTGTTGCAACGGGAAAATGGTGGTATCTTCTGGCCGGCGCCGGAGGAGGAACTTTGGCTTCTATGCTGGCATATCAGCTGTTCGGGCATGTAAGGACCAGAGTATCGGCATGGTTAAACCCCTGGTCGGATATTGCAGGGAAGGGATACCAGATTACCCAGTCTTTGTTTGCCATTGGCACCGGAGGCTGGTTTGGTATGGGACTGTACCGTGGGATGCCAAGAAGGATCCCGGTGGTAGAAAAGGATTTTATATTTTCAGCGATTTCGGAGGAGCTGGGGGGAATCTTTGCCCTGTGTGTCCTTCTCATCTGCCTGGGATGCTTTTTACAGTTCATGATGATTGCCAGCCGGATGCAGGCGATATTCTATAAGCTGATTGCATTTGGCCTTGGGACAATTTATATCATTCAGGTATTTTTAACTGTGGGAGGAGTAACGAAATTTATCCCTTCCACAGGAGTAACGCTTCCTTTGGTCAGTTATGGAGGAAGCTCAATCCTAAGCACCTTTATCATCTTTGGAATCATCCAGGGACTTTATATACTCAAACGCAATGAAGAGGAAGAAGAAAAATATGAAGGCTAA
- a CDS encoding U32 family peptidase: MKAAVAAGADAVYMGGSRFGARAFAENPEEDKLLEAIEYVHLHGRKLYMTVNTLMKEQEIGELYDYLVPYYRQGLDAVIVQDMGTFRFIRENFPGLPIHASTQMTITGAYGARILKDLGADRVVTARELSLKEIAKIRDQVDVEIESFVHGALCYCYSGQCLFSSLIGGRSGNRGRCAQTCRLPYDVKREGQVLGGKDDRYCLSLKDLSTLDIIPDMIEAGVYSMKIEGRMKSPRYTAGVVSIYRKYADLYLAKGREGYRVEEQDKKILLDLFDRGGQTDGYYKRQNGRDMVVWKEKPAFREGNQELFDFLDKNFVEKQVREPVVGTAILEEGQMASLQLSACGHNAAVAGEIVQTAQNQPVTEEKVRKQLDKTGNTPFYFENLDIKIMGNIFLPVQALNDLRRRGLEALEYEILKDYKENRQAEPVKAVDEAVYSRKVASEGPKLTVSLERPDCLEEAVSSPDVKRIYIDAAEFKPEQWKASVEACHRAGKECMLTMPHIFRIRAEKFFDKHLTELKAAAFDGFLIRSLEETGYLKEKEVKGTLVFDFGMYGMNNYAQEMLKELGADELTWPVELNSRDLGKLKVPGELLVYGRLPMMVTAQCLHQGMEQCDKTPVVLTLKDRLGKAFPVKNHCTFCYNSIYNSAAVSLLGLEEAVKGLSPSWLRLQFTTENKAQTKAVIQSFSDGFLNGREAKLPFEEFTRGHFKRGVE; the protein is encoded by the coding sequence ATGAAGGCAGCGGTGGCGGCAGGCGCCGATGCGGTCTATATGGGCGGCAGCCGGTTTGGGGCAAGGGCTTTTGCGGAAAATCCCGAAGAGGACAAGCTGCTGGAAGCCATTGAATACGTCCATCTTCATGGGCGAAAACTGTACATGACCGTTAATACGCTGATGAAGGAGCAGGAGATAGGGGAGCTTTACGATTATCTTGTTCCATATTACAGGCAGGGCCTGGATGCAGTCATCGTACAGGATATGGGAACCTTCCGGTTTATCCGTGAGAATTTTCCGGGACTTCCCATTCATGCAAGTACTCAGATGACCATTACCGGCGCTTATGGGGCGAGGATTTTAAAAGACTTAGGAGCTGACCGGGTGGTTACTGCCAGGGAATTATCCTTGAAGGAAATTGCAAAGATCCGTGATCAGGTGGATGTGGAGATTGAGAGTTTTGTACACGGCGCATTATGCTACTGCTATTCCGGTCAATGCTTATTCAGCAGCCTCATAGGAGGGCGAAGCGGAAACAGGGGAAGATGTGCCCAAACCTGCCGCCTGCCCTACGATGTGAAACGGGAAGGACAGGTTCTTGGAGGAAAAGATGACCGTTATTGCCTAAGCCTTAAGGATTTGAGTACTTTGGATATCATACCGGACATGATAGAAGCCGGAGTCTATTCCATGAAAATCGAAGGAAGAATGAAGAGTCCAAGGTATACGGCTGGAGTAGTGAGCATTTACCGAAAGTACGCGGACCTTTATCTTGCGAAAGGAAGAGAGGGCTACCGGGTCGAAGAGCAGGATAAAAAAATACTTCTGGATCTATTTGACCGGGGAGGTCAGACCGACGGATACTACAAGCGCCAAAATGGGCGCGATATGGTGGTCTGGAAAGAAAAGCCTGCTTTTCGGGAAGGCAATCAGGAGTTGTTTGATTTCCTTGATAAAAACTTTGTAGAAAAACAGGTAAGAGAGCCGGTGGTTGGAACCGCAATTCTGGAAGAAGGACAAATGGCCTCTTTGCAGTTAAGTGCCTGCGGCCATAATGCCGCTGTCGCAGGCGAGATCGTGCAGACCGCCCAAAATCAGCCTGTAACAGAGGAAAAGGTAAGGAAACAGCTTGATAAAACCGGAAATACACCTTTTTATTTTGAAAATCTTGATATAAAGATAATGGGGAATATATTTCTGCCGGTTCAGGCTCTTAATGATCTGCGCAGGCGCGGATTGGAAGCCTTGGAATATGAGATTCTTAAAGATTACAAGGAGAACAGGCAGGCAGAACCGGTGAAAGCGGTAGATGAGGCTGTTTATAGCCGAAAAGTTGCTTCAGAAGGCCCTAAACTAACGGTTTCTCTGGAACGGCCGGATTGCCTGGAAGAAGCGGTGTCCAGCCCTGATGTAAAAAGAATTTATATTGATGCTGCAGAATTTAAGCCGGAACAATGGAAAGCGTCTGTGGAGGCATGCCATAGGGCCGGTAAGGAATGTATGCTTACCATGCCTCACATTTTCAGGATCAGGGCAGAAAAGTTCTTTGATAAACATTTAACGGAATTGAAAGCCGCTGCATTTGACGGATTTCTGATCCGTTCTCTGGAGGAAACAGGTTATTTAAAAGAGAAGGAAGTCAAGGGAACCCTGGTATTTGATTTTGGCATGTATGGGATGAACAATTATGCTCAGGAGATGCTAAAAGAGCTGGGAGCGGACGAGCTTACCTGGCCGGTAGAATTAAACAGCCGTGATTTGGGAAAACTAAAAGTTCCTGGGGAGCTTTTGGTATATGGCCGGCTGCCAATGATGGTGACTGCCCAGTGCCTTCATCAGGGAATGGAACAATGCGATAAAACACCGGTCGTACTGACATTAAAGGACCGGTTGGGGAAAGCATTTCCTGTAAAAAACCATTGTACTTTCTGCTATAATTCCATTTATAATTCAGCGGCCGTCTCCCTTCTTGGCTTAGAAGAGGCGGTAAAGGGATTATCTCCCTCATGGTTACGGCTTCAGTTCACCACAGAGAACAAAGCACAGACAAAAGCGGTGATACAAAGCTTTTCTGACGGATTCCTTAACGGAAGAGAAGCAAAGTTGCCGTTTGAAGAATTCACAAGAGGTCATTTCAAACGCGGTGTAGAGTAG
- a CDS encoding cell division protein ZapA has product MDSKRSTEVLIDGKIYALGGSEEESYIHRLASYINEMIITLKHQEGFTKQSAEYQNIMIQLNMADDYFKAREQTARLEQQKAEMEKEIYSLKHELVATQMKLESAKLELVETRKSADSGKKE; this is encoded by the coding sequence ATGGATTCCAAACGCAGTACAGAAGTTTTAATAGATGGCAAGATTTATGCTTTGGGCGGAAGTGAGGAAGAAAGTTATATCCACCGCCTGGCAAGCTATATCAATGAGATGATTATAACGCTGAAGCATCAGGAAGGGTTTACGAAGCAAAGCGCAGAATATCAAAATATCATGATTCAGTTAAATATGGCGGATGATTACTTCAAGGCCAGAGAACAGACCGCCAGACTGGAGCAGCAGAAGGCGGAGATGGAAAAGGAGATTTATAGCTTAAAGCATGAGCTTGTGGCCACTCAGATGAAGCTTGAGTCGGCAAAGCTGGAACTGGTGGAAACCAGGAAATCTGCAGATTCCGGTAAGAAAGAATAA
- the ruvB gene encoding Holliday junction branch migration DNA helicase RuvB → MERRIITTEITEEDKRIEPNLRPMCLAEYIGQEKIRANLKVYIDAAKARGESLDHVLFYGPPGLGKTTLSGIIANEMGVNMKVTSGPAIEKPGEMAAILNNLQEGDVLFVDEIHRLNRQVEEVLYPAMEDFAIDIMLGKDSSARSIRLDLPKFTLVGATTRAGLLTAPLRDRFGVVQKLEFYTPQELKIIVCRSARVLQVEIEEEGAAEIAKRSRGTPRLANRLLKRVRDFAQVKYNGIITKEVADFALDILDVDKFGLDYNDRAILTTMIEKFAGGPVGLDTLAASLGEDAGTLEDVYEPYLLMNGFINRTSRGRVATERAYEHLGISLGS, encoded by the coding sequence ATGGAACGTAGAATTATAACCACAGAGATAACAGAAGAAGATAAAAGAATAGAACCAAACTTAAGGCCCATGTGTCTTGCTGAGTATATTGGACAGGAAAAGATACGTGCCAATTTAAAAGTATACATTGATGCCGCCAAAGCCAGGGGGGAATCCCTGGATCATGTTTTATTTTACGGGCCTCCCGGCCTGGGAAAGACGACTCTTTCAGGGATCATTGCCAATGAAATGGGAGTCAACATGAAGGTCACATCAGGACCAGCCATCGAAAAACCGGGAGAGATGGCCGCCATACTGAACAATCTCCAGGAAGGGGATGTGCTGTTTGTGGATGAGATCCACCGCTTAAACCGCCAGGTAGAAGAGGTTTTGTATCCAGCCATGGAAGATTTTGCCATAGATATCATGCTGGGAAAGGATTCTTCTGCCAGATCCATAAGACTGGATCTTCCTAAATTCACATTGGTGGGAGCAACTACCAGAGCGGGGCTTTTAACCGCTCCTCTAAGAGACAGGTTCGGTGTGGTACAGAAGCTGGAATTTTATACGCCCCAGGAGCTAAAGATTATTGTTTGCCGCTCTGCCAGAGTCTTACAGGTGGAAATCGAGGAAGAAGGGGCGGCAGAGATTGCCAAGCGGTCCAGAGGAACCCCCAGGCTGGCCAACCGCCTGTTAAAAAGAGTCCGGGATTTCGCCCAGGTAAAATACAACGGTATTATTACAAAAGAAGTGGCGGATTTTGCCCTGGACATTCTGGATGTGGATAAATTTGGCCTGGATTATAATGACCGGGCGATCCTGACCACAATGATTGAGAAATTTGCCGGAGGTCCGGTAGGACTGGATACCCTGGCTGCTTCTCTGGGAGAGGATGCCGGGACGCTGGAAGATGTTTATGAACCATATCTTCTGATGAACGGTTTTATAAACCGCACCTCCAGAGGGCGTGTTGCCACGGAACGGGCATATGAACATCTTGGAATCTCCCTGGGTTCATAA
- the ruvA gene encoding Holliday junction branch migration protein RuvA: MISFIKGPLVELFEDTVVIESGNVGYEIHVPISVIQDMPGIGAVTKLYTYFQVREDAMCLYGFLNRQDLQMFKQLISVNGIGPKGALGILSSLDPDDLRRAIVSGDAKAISKAPGVGAKTAQRIILDLKDKIDIAGILPSGFVEQGNKPVLSGGGVAGEAMEALAALGYSSVEAGKAVRQVEVTESMTVEDVLKASLKHLAFI; this comes from the coding sequence GTGATTTCTTTCATAAAAGGGCCATTGGTTGAACTATTTGAAGATACCGTTGTTATAGAAAGCGGGAACGTGGGATATGAGATACATGTTCCCATATCCGTGATTCAAGATATGCCGGGAATCGGCGCAGTGACTAAGTTGTATACATATTTTCAGGTAAGAGAGGATGCCATGTGCCTCTACGGTTTCTTAAACCGTCAGGATCTGCAGATGTTTAAGCAGCTCATAAGTGTGAACGGGATTGGGCCCAAAGGAGCCTTGGGAATTCTTTCTTCCCTTGACCCGGATGATTTAAGAAGGGCCATTGTTTCAGGAGACGCCAAAGCCATATCCAAAGCGCCGGGGGTAGGAGCAAAGACTGCTCAGAGGATTATATTGGATTTAAAAGATAAGATTGACATCGCTGGAATTCTCCCTTCCGGATTTGTGGAACAGGGGAATAAACCAGTTTTATCCGGCGGCGGGGTGGCAGGAGAAGCTATGGAAGCACTGGCTGCTCTGGGATATTCCTCAGTTGAGGCGGGCAAGGCGGTTCGTCAGGTGGAAGTGACGGAATCCATGACGGTGGAAGATGTGCTTAAGGCTTCCTTAAAGCATCTGGCATTTATATAA
- a CDS encoding ribonuclease H-like domain-containing protein codes for MITLQKTIAFHETYPFDRIGRKEDLLFFDIETTGFSGEYSTLYLIGCVYYRNDCWNLVQWFADTLDSEKELLETFFKFLENFTTVIHFNGDGFDIPYLLKRCLAYGMTYNFSGVDSLDIYKKIRPYRGILGLPSMKQKAIEEFLKVERKDLYSGGQLIEVYKDYLISHDKFLFDLLILHNEDDLKGMPLILPILNYPDFLGHSFFLEHQEFLSQEDIFGREFHSLRLTCKNGFAVPVGFSKSNSLVSMEAEGEHLTITIDLYEGELKYFYPDYKNYYYLIYEDKAIHKSVAEYVDKEARIKATAKTCYTRRAGCYLPQFTSLWTPCLQMEFKDKITYVTYEPDFFEDGEKLRIYVRHLLDSLCR; via the coding sequence ATGATCACCTTACAGAAAACCATTGCATTTCATGAGACATATCCCTTTGACCGGATCGGCCGGAAAGAGGATCTGCTGTTCTTTGATATAGAAACCACAGGCTTCTCCGGGGAGTATTCTACCCTTTATCTGATCGGATGTGTTTATTACAGAAACGACTGTTGGAACCTGGTCCAGTGGTTCGCTGACACCCTGGATTCGGAAAAAGAACTGCTGGAAACCTTTTTTAAATTCTTAGAAAATTTTACTACAGTCATACATTTTAACGGGGATGGTTTCGATATTCCCTATCTTTTGAAGCGATGCCTTGCCTATGGCATGACTTATAATTTTTCCGGAGTGGATAGCCTGGATATTTACAAAAAAATACGCCCTTACCGGGGAATTCTTGGACTTCCTTCCATGAAGCAAAAAGCCATTGAGGAGTTTTTAAAAGTAGAACGGAAGGATCTTTATTCCGGCGGGCAGCTGATCGAAGTTTATAAAGATTATCTTATTTCCCATGATAAATTTCTATTTGATCTTTTAATATTACATAATGAAGATGATTTAAAAGGAATGCCGTTAATCCTCCCTATATTGAATTACCCGGACTTTTTAGGACACAGCTTTTTCCTCGAACATCAGGAGTTTTTAAGCCAGGAGGACATCTTCGGCCGGGAGTTCCACTCTTTACGGCTCACCTGCAAAAATGGCTTTGCCGTTCCCGTTGGATTTTCTAAATCCAATTCCCTGGTCTCCATGGAAGCGGAAGGAGAGCACCTGACCATAACCATAGACCTCTATGAGGGTGAATTGAAATATTTTTATCCAGATTATAAAAATTACTATTATCTGATTTATGAAGACAAGGCCATTCACAAAAGCGTGGCGGAATACGTGGATAAGGAAGCCCGGATAAAAGCTACGGCTAAGACATGCTATACCCGCAGGGCCGGCTGTTATCTTCCCCAGTTTACCTCCTTGTGGACACCCTGCCTGCAAATGGAATTCAAGGATAAGATCACTTATGTTACCTATGAACCGGACTTCTTTGAGGATGGCGAAAAGCTTCGAATTTACGTCCGTCACCTGTTGGATTCCCTGTGCCGTTAA
- a CDS encoding PQQ-dependent sugar dehydrogenase: MQQAPYKQRELDPDRISVPVGYQIEVFAQGLNAPIGMVFTEKGDMLIADSGMATMNPKVMRISNGNIDVVADGFNVPITGINYKNGYIYVSHKGVVTVLSPDGTRQDIISGLPSNGDFSNNRVEFGIDEKIYFGQGTTTNSGVVGLDNSWVLEHPHLHDYPGSYIFLNYTNFETKNVLIPAMGTAVTGAFSPFGVPNIQQYQVKEGRTLASGSVLRANMDGSDIEQVAWGLRNPFCMKFDALKRLIISNQGIDPRGSRPIANALDELHLLNIGAWYGWPDYTGGVPVTLPRFTPIRGRKPEPLLHTIPSVPPTPIAVFPSGSNIMGFDFNESSDFGLIGDIYIACFGGIQYEELGDIRSGVGHRVLKVNVVNGEIATFAINKSGFPEERGLSRPTDVVFGPDHSMYISDMAIADLDMQNIYLPNTGVIWRIRKIKF; this comes from the coding sequence ATGCAGCAAGCTCCATATAAACAGAGGGAGCTTGATCCAGATAGAATAAGTGTACCTGTAGGTTATCAAATAGAAGTATTTGCACAGGGATTAAATGCACCCATTGGTATGGTTTTTACAGAAAAGGGTGATATGTTAATTGCTGATTCCGGAATGGCTACAATGAATCCTAAAGTTATGCGTATTAGCAATGGAAATATAGATGTTGTAGCCGATGGCTTTAATGTCCCTATAACTGGTATCAATTATAAAAATGGATATATTTATGTATCGCATAAAGGCGTTGTAACTGTTCTTAGTCCGGATGGTACAAGACAGGATATTATAAGTGGCTTGCCAAGTAATGGAGACTTTAGCAACAACCGTGTCGAATTTGGTATTGATGAGAAGATATATTTCGGACAGGGAACAACAACGAATTCCGGTGTAGTAGGACTGGATAATAGCTGGGTTCTTGAGCATCCTCATTTACATGATTATCCAGGTTCCTATATATTTCTTAACTACACTAATTTTGAAACTAAAAATGTTTTGATACCAGCCATGGGGACGGCTGTTACCGGAGCTTTTTCCCCTTTTGGAGTTCCCAATATTCAACAATATCAAGTAAAAGAAGGCAGAACTTTAGCCTCTGGCAGTGTATTAAGGGCAAATATGGATGGATCTGATATAGAACAGGTTGCATGGGGGCTTCGTAATCCGTTCTGTATGAAATTTGATGCCTTGAAACGGCTGATCATATCAAACCAGGGAATAGATCCAAGAGGAAGCAGACCGATTGCCAATGCATTAGATGAATTACATTTGTTAAATATAGGTGCGTGGTATGGCTGGCCGGATTACACAGGAGGAGTTCCTGTGACATTGCCCAGGTTTACACCGATCAGAGGCAGAAAACCAGAACCATTACTTCATACCATTCCATCGGTACCGCCCACGCCAATAGCAGTTTTTCCGTCTGGATCCAATATAATGGGATTTGATTTTAACGAGTCATCAGATTTTGGACTGATTGGCGATATATACATTGCATGTTTCGGCGGAATCCAATACGAAGAGCTTGGCGATATACGTTCAGGTGTAGGACATAGGGTATTGAAAGTTAATGTTGTTAATGGAGAAATTGCGACATTTGCTATCAACAAATCAGGATTTCCGGAAGAAAGGGGGCTAAGCAGGCCCACTGATGTTGTTTTCGGACCTGATCATTCCATGTATATATCAGATATGGCGATCGCTGATTTAGATATGCAAAATATTTATTTACCAAACACAGGAGTCATTTGGAGAATAAGAAAAATAAAGTTTTAG